From the Oceanobacillus kimchii X50 genome, the window CGTTATTGTTTGTAATTTCTTCAACAACACTTTGAGCGCCTTCTTCATTTAAGTCAGCGACAATTACTTTTGCACCTTCACTAGCATAAAGAGTAGCAATGGCTTTACCCATACCAGACGCTGCACCTGTAACGATAGCTACTTTGTTTTGTAGTTTCATTTCAATCTCCCCCTAAAATTTATTGTACATCTGTTCAATAAAAATTATACTGTAAAATAGAGGTGCTTTCTATTATAATAGAGTATCGTTTTTGGTTAATCGACAGTTCGTCATAAACATGTTCAATAAAAAGGTTGTGAAGAAATTGAAAAAAGATCTTCGTATCATAAAGACAGAAAAAAACATCCGGACGGCATTATTTTCTTTATTAAAATCAAAGTCATTAGAAGATATTACTGTATCTGAACTGTGTCGTAAGGCTAATGTAAATAGAGGAACATTCTATTTGCATTACGGAAATATTCAAGAAGTATTTAAACAAACTTTTGAAGAAATAGTAGAAGATTTAAAAATTTCTTATGATGAACCATATAAACAGACGAACGACAATATTAATCAACTAGATGCAAATATGATAAGAATATTTGATCATGTGAAAAGACATCAAAATTTTTATGAAATAGTATTTAATGAACGTATTCCAATGACGTATTATTATTCCGTTTTTGACCGGATTCGTTTGTTGATGTCTTATTCCATCGAAAAACCGCTGAAAACAATTACTAATATAAATAAGGATTATTTATTAAGCTATCAAACCAACGCAATTCTTGGTTTGTTAATTCAATGGCACCGAAAAAATTATGAAACACCAGTTGATGAATTGAATCAACAACTATTAAAAATTATA encodes:
- a CDS encoding TetR/AcrR family transcriptional regulator, with the translated sequence MKKLKKDLRIIKTEKNIRTALFSLLKSKSLEDITVSELCRKANVNRGTFYLHYGNIQEVFKQTFEEIVEDLKISYDEPYKQTNDNINQLDANMIRIFDHVKRHQNFYEIVFNERIPMTYYYSVFDRIRLLMSYSIEKPLKTITNINKDYLLSYQTNAILGLLIQWHRKNYETPVDELNQQLLKIINFPS